Below is a window of Notolabrus celidotus isolate fNotCel1 unplaced genomic scaffold, fNotCel1.pri scaffold_89B_arrow_ctg1, whole genome shotgun sequence DNA.
GGACAAAGAGTTGATCGTGAAGTTGGGAAAGCTGGCCTTCGAACAGCTGCAGAAAGGCAACATCATCTTTGAAGAGGACGACTTCGAAAGTTGTGGAATCGCTCTAAGACCAGCGGCAGATTACTCCGGGGTCTGCACGCAGATCATCAAAAAAGAACACGGGTTTCACAAACGAGCGATGTACTGCTTCATACATTTAAGTGTGCAGGAATTTCTTGCAGCTCTTTATGTTTTAGAGACATTCTTGGACAGTGGACAACGTCTACTTGTCAGCCAGACACGCGTGAAGATGAAAGGGAAACATTCAGTCATCTTCCTCCACAGGGACGCTGTGGATCTGGCTTTAGCCAGCGACTACGGACAGTGGGACTTGTTCCTGCGCTTCCTGCTCGGTCTGTCACAGGATGAAAATCAGAAGCTTATGAAGAAAGTCTTAAGAAATAAAGACGGACATCAATGGAGCAACGAAGTGACAATCGACTACATCCATGACAAGATCAAGAAACTGTCCTACACCGACCAGAGTATCAATCTGTTCCACTGTTTGAGTGAGCTGGGGGACCGGTCTCTGGTGGAACAGGTCCAAAACTACCAGCGCTCAGGAGATGTTGGTAAGATCTCACCCTCACATTGGTCAGCTCTGGCCTACCTGCTGCTCGTTTCCTCTGAAGACCTGAACCTCTTTGACCTGAGGCAGTTCTCGGGGTCAGATGAAGTCCTGGAGAGGCTGCTGCCCGTGTTCAGAGTGTCTAAGAAAGCTGTGTAAGTATTTCAACTCATCAAAGTCACCTGCTCCAAAGGTCTCAGGTTGTGTTTGACTCCACAGTGTTTCCTTTACCCTTCAGGTTGACTGAGTGTACGCTCACGGACAGATGTTGTTCCTTTATCTCATCGGTCCTCAGCTGGAAGTCGTGTGTTCTGGAGGAGTTAGACCTGAGCAGAAACCAGCTTCAGGACTCTGGGATGAATCTGCTCTCTGAGGGTCTGAGGAGTCCCAACTGCAAGCTccagaagctcctgtgagtttaACTACTTTATCTAGCATTGTCTGATATAACTTTGATCCcattctattactttgatcccattctattgctttgatcccattctattgctttgatcccattctattgctttgatctcatgatattgctttgatctcatgatattgctttgatcacattctattgctttgatctcatgatattgctttgatcacattctattgctttgatctcatgatattgctttgatctcatgatattgctttgatcacattctattgctttgatctcatgatattgctttgatcacattctattgctttgatctcatgatattgctttgatctcatgatattgctttgatcacattctattgctcTGATCTCAtgatattgctttgatctcatgatattgctttgatctcatgatattgctttgatctcatgatattgctttgatcacattctattgctttgatcccctgatcttgctttgatctcatgatgttgctttgatctcatgatattgctttgatctcatgaTGTTGCTTTGATCCCCTGATATTGCAGTGAAGCCTCAGGTTGAAGCCTCAGGTTGAAGCCTCAGGTTGAAGCCTCAGGTTGAAGCCTCAGGTTGAAGCCTCAGGTTGAAGCCTCAGGTCGAAGCCTCAGGTTGAAGCCTCAGGTTGAAGCCTCAGGTTGAAGCCTCAGGTTGAATCCTCAGGTTGAAGCCTCAGGTTGAAGCCTCAGGTTGAAGCCTCAGGTTGAAGCCTCAGGTTGAAGCCTCAGGTTGAAGCCTCAGGTTGAAGCCTCAGGTTGAAGCCTCAGGTTGAAGCCTCAGGTTGAAGCCTCAGGTCGAAGCCTCAGGTCGAAGCCTCAGGTCGAAGCCTCAGGTCGAAGCCTCAGGTTGAAGCCTCAGGTTGTCCTGAGAGGAGCTCTGAGGactgaagatgtttttttctgttatttcttgtTTAAAGGTTTTTGGTCTTTCTGTGACACAGATTGTAGACCCTGATCACGGCTCTTGTTTCTTGTTTCCAGTTTGATGGACTGTGGCGTTACAAAGACGGGATGTCAGTCTTTGGGCTCTGCTCTGACCTCAAACCCCTCCCACCTGAAAGATCTGGAtctcagtaaaaacaaactactGGATGAAGGACTGGGACCTCTTTCAGAAATCCTCCATTACTGTTCTTTGGAGACCCTGAGGTAACAGGactggtgtttttttattcGTAGTATGCTGCTGAGTTTAACCAGAGTGTTGGTGATACAGGGACGGTCCTGGACTCCAATCTAAtgggttcatcctctgaggagCGGGAACATGTTGAAGCAGGGGGATGAGGACTTGAGTGAACTTCTTCAGTCCTTTATGAAGTGTATTCTTCAGAGTTAAGAACCAGGTGTGTCTGTCCCTTCTGCAGGTTATGTGAGTGTGGCATCGCAGGACCTATAGGTCTCAACTTGAACCTGAGAAACCTGGATCTGAGCAGGAACCCTCTAGGTGGACCAGCAAtcatccagctctgctgctttttGAAGGACCCCGGCTGTCGGCTGGAGAGACTGTGGTGAGGAAACACTCAGACCAGTTTATGAAATGATCCAGAGATCAAACTTTCAGGCCGTTGCAGGCTGTAAGGATGTTTTTGTGATTCTAAAGTGGAGAGTCTCATTGAGCATCAGAAACATCCTTTAAACTCCTGAAGAGTTAAAACACTCATTTTGTTTAAAAGGCTTTCAAAGATCAACCTACGAATGGACAGTGCTGCAGCTCTCACCTCGGCTCTGGCTCAGAACCCTTCCCACCTGAGGGAACTGGACCTGGGCTCCAACAACCTTGGTGACGGTGGAGCGAGTCAGATCGCAGGTTTGCTGAGGGATCCAAACTGCAGAGTGGAAACCCTGAGGTGAGCCATTCCTCATACCGACAGAAccaggaactgatgttcttgtgatgttctttaattaacgggtcttcagtttgctgaaataacaacatcatgatgcagattagtccaaagtccaaagtccagctttgtcaggtctgtcctcaagaggagaagaaaactacgtctacaatgtttgtttgttgaatggaggtctatgaaagaggattagagacactgatgtttctttagctctgaccttcttcatggaatgttccatttgttctcagaactctgacatcatcaaagacagaactctgacatcatcaaagacagaactctgacatcatcaaagacagaactctgacatcatcaaagacagaactctgacatcatcaaagacagaattctgacatcatcaaagacagaactctgacatcatcaaagacagaactctgacatcatcaaagacagaactctgacatcatcaaagacagaactctgacatcaccaaagatagaactctgacatcatcaaagacagaattctgacatcatcaaagacagaattctgacatcatcaaagacagaattctgacatcatcaaagacagaactctgacatcatcaaagacagaactctgatgatgatgtcagaactctagaacacctgctgttgttctccatacagactgttcttcctgctgacacctgattggtggatactcctcagactacagacagagaccagaaccctcctcagactaaaacccagacccccTGGTTCAGACTCCACATTTTCATGTTGCATCTGTATGTGCGGTTCAGAGAGCCAGCCGGGCCCGAGCACACAGCCCTCAGACCCCTTCCAGCTGAGGCTCAGATCTTGGTCTCTGGAGACATTCAGATTAATGTAACGTTTTCTGACTCTGAAAGAAGAGACCTCCTCCAAGAGTTTCAGCTGGGCCTGTAGAACTACTGGACTTAGATTTAGTCAGCTATTGAAGGAATCACTTAACAGACCTCCTCAAAGACTCTGAAGAATAACAGTCATTATTAAAACCTGTTCCCCCTTCAGACTGGCTGGGTGTCGGTTTTCACAGGTCGGCTGTAAAGAGCTGGCTTCTTCTCTGAGGTCAAACCCCGCCCACCTCAGAGTCCTGGACCTGTGGAGGAACGATCTCAGAGACGCCGGGGTGGAACACCTGTCTCACTTCCTGGATGAGCCTCTCTGTGAGCTGGAGACCCTGAGGTGAGGGACTCTCTCCTGCTgtatctgtttctttaaatgaaaaGTGTAAGGCACTCTCTTCATCCTCACCTTCAATGATTCAGAGTTGATCAAAGCTGGGAAACATCCTGCTAATTATCCTCTCAGACATATTCCCAAATTAGGATGAATCAAGGCTTTGACACAGAACTTAATAAGGACGAGGATTAGGGCCTGTAGGGGGCCTGATCTATGAATTCTCACCTAATCTCAGAATACTGACTTAATCTTGGATTTAAGACTTTAATCTCCAAATTATAACTATAATCtcaaatatataactttaaatccAGAGTTATATCTTTAATCCTGTAAGTCTTTAATCTGGGAACTCTTAcatgatctcagaattctgactttgaatgTCCAACATTAAGCCGTTAGCATTTTCATCTTGTTTCATCTTGATATTTGAGTCTTATTCCTACGCCTGTATGAGTGTAACCTCACGTGGGGGCATCGACTGTAGCCGCTTGTTGTGGTTAGAGATAGAAGCAGACGCTGTTTTCTTTGGTCCTCTGGAGCCGGGACAGAATGAAGACACCCGTGTTAGTCTCTGCGACCAACGACAGAGCAGTTAGCATCTCTGGCTCTAACCTTTGACCTATTGACTCTGCAACACAGCAGAAAAACCACAGTGTTGTCGGAGGAAGTGGAATAACTCAGGGAGTGGTTTTGATGCCGTTGCAGATCCCTCCTGTCGTTACGTCCCCACAGGAGCAAACTCTCAGCTCCTTGT
It encodes the following:
- the LOC117809960 gene encoding NACHT, LRR and PYD domains-containing protein 12-like; translated protein: MLEVIQHTNHDLIHLSDFIQSCQNELKSFLKDQTDHLFQGTEDDGSSVPLDRIYTELYITEGGSGEVNTEHEVIQLECQRSSSEERKINLNDIFKPLSKEDTAPRRVLTKGIAGIGKTVSVLKFTQDWARGEANQNIQFLFPFTFRELNLMDDEEWSLLALIGHHYDDVKGLDASNYEGLNVLFIFDGLDESKFPLNFKKNKTCCSVTKPTTVDVLLTNLINGKLMHKASVWITSRPAASAKIPPKFINRVTEVRGFSDEQKVEYFQRKVSDQSMAQRILDHLQSKPLRSLYIMCHIPVFCWISAETLQSLLTQNHSGELPKTVTEMYTHFLIVQRKITQEKDYQDHDTDKELIVKLGKLAFEQLQKGNIIFEEDDFESCGIALRPAADYSGVCTQIIKKEHGFHKRAMYCFIHLSVQEFLAALYVLETFLDSGQRLLVSQTRVKMKGKHSVIFLHRDAVDLALASDYGQWDLFLRFLLGLSQDENQKLMKKVLRNKDGHQWSNEVTIDYIHDKIKKLSYTDQSINLFHCLSELGDRSLVEQVQNYQRSGDVGKISPSHWSALAYLLLVSSEDLNLFDLRQFSGSDEVLERLLPVFRVSKKAVLTECTLTDRCCSFISSVLSWKSCVLEELDLSRNQLQDSGMNLLSEGLRSPNCKLQKLLLMDCGVTKTGCQSLGSALTSNPSHLKDLDLSKNKLLDEGLGPLSEILHYCSLETLRLCECGIAGPIGLNLNLRNLDLSRNPLGGPAIIQLCCFLKDPGCRLERLWLSKINLRMDSAAALTSALAQNPSHLRELDLGSNNLGDGGASQIAGLLRDPNCRVETLRLAGCRFSQVGCKELASSLRSNPAHLRVLDLWRNDLRDAGVEHLSHFLDEPLCELETLSLKGCSLTAACCPHLTHSGSSSLKDLDLSYNQLTDQGVELLCDWLKKHCCLETLRLSEVTNSGCASLASALRSNVRLRELYLGKTDPGGSGVERLSELQGDSQCGLKTLVVTE